A stretch of DNA from Bacillota bacterium:
AGGGGTATTACTATAGCGTATTTATGATTCAAAGCGGAAAGAGCAAAGCTTTAAGCGAAAATTTAAGCGAAAACCTAAACGAAAACCTAAATGAAAATATAAGCGAAAATTTAAGTGAAACTCTAAATGAAACTCTAGTGAAACTTTAAATAACTCTTTAGTGAAGTTAGGGTAGGTTGGAATGGCTAGAAATAAATATGATATTGATGAAAAGCTTGAAGGCGAATTTAATATAAACTACTTGAAAAGGATTTCGGGGTATGTTAAGCCTTATAAAAAAAAGATGGTATTAACTTTATTCCTTATGGTACTTACCACCTCGGCGTCCCTTTTAGGTCCATATCTAATAAAAGATGCCCTGGATAATAGAATACCGCAGAAGGATGTGCCGGGGCTTATATTGCTGTCGGCTTTGTTTACCCTTACACTTGTTATTATAGCGGTATGTTCAAGGTTTAGAATTGAGCTTATTAATGATGTGGGTCAAAGCATTATACGGGATATCCGTCTGGATTTGTTTTCCCACTTGCAAACACTGCCCTTTTCTTATTACGACAGCAGGCCTCATGGTAAGATATATGTAAGGGTTATAAACTATGTAAATAATATTGGAAACTTGCTTTCCAACGGGCTTATCCAGGTAATTATAGATGTTATAAGCCTGGCATTTATAGTTGTCATTATGTTTTCTATTGATGTCAGGCTAACCCTTCTTAGCCTGCTTGGACTTCCGGTACTTTTGCTTGCGGTTTTCCTTATAAAAGGAAGGCAAAGGAGAGCCTGGCAGGATGTCAGTACCAAGCAGTCAAACCTCAATGCCTATATTCATGAGAGTATATCAGGTGTGAAGGTTACCCAGGCTTATATCCGTGAGGATATGAATCTTAATATATTGAAGGAACTGGGTGAGAAGTATAGAACATCATGGATGAAGGCAGTAAGCAGCAGCTTTATTCTGGGGCCCATTGTAGAAAACATATCGGTGTTGGTTACATGCTTAATATATATGGCAGGGATATCATGGATTGCAGGGGGCGTATCATTAGGGGTAATTGTGGCATTTACAAGTTATACCGGGAGGTTCTGGGGGCCTATTAACAACCTCAGTAACTTTTACAACCAGATTGTTACTGCAATGGCGTACCTGGAAAGGGTATTTGAAACTATGGATGAGAAGCCGACGGTAGCTGATATTCCAGGTGCTTATGAAATGCCTCCCATAAAAGGGAAAGTGGAATTTAAAAATGTGAGCTTCAGCTATGAAGAAGGCGGAAGGTTGATTCTGGATAATGTAAGTTTTACTGCAAATCCCGGCGAATCAATAGCTTTAGTAGGTCCTACCGGTGCCGGTAAAACTACAATCGTCAATCTAATAAGCAGGTTTTATAATATCAACTCAGGGGAAATCCTTATTGACGGAATTAATATAGAGGAAGTAACTCTGAAATCTTTAAGAAAACAAATGGGCATAATGCTCCAGGATACTTTTATTTTCTCTGGCAATATTATTGATAATATTAAGTACGGGAAGCTTGATGCGACAGAAGAGGAGGTAATAAAAGCTGCAAAGGCGGTAATGGCCCATGATTTTATTATGGAGATGGAAGGCGGGTATTATGCCGAGGTAAGTGAAAGGGGTTCAACCCTGTCTGCAGGACAGAGGCAGTTAATTTCATTTGCAAGGACCCTCTTGGCCGATCCTAAAATTCTTATACTGGACGAAGCAACTTCAAGCATTGACACGAAAACGGAAATTGCCTTGCAAAAGGGACTTGAAAAGCTTCTTGAGGGAAGAACATCCTTTATTATTGCCCACAGGCTGTCTACCATCAAAAACGCTTCGAGAATCATGTATATAGATAATGGCAAAATAATTGAACAGGGAACCCATGATGAGCTTCTAGCCAAAAAAGGTGCATACTGGAGGCTTTATACCGAACAGTACAGGTATCTTGAAGGGGACTATGAAGGTACTACGGATACCACGGACACTACAGAGGAAGTATTATTTTTATACCGCTAGGTATTATTTCAAAATCAATTTTTCCTTCAATTATACTGGTTTCGCCGTCAACATTCATTGCAACCTTGTTCTTGCTGATAATATTTACGTTTTTACCCCTGTGGAAAGAAACCTCTTTTATTTCTGCATGGTTACCCCTTATGAACCTGGGGAGAAATTTTAAAATTTTTAGTCTTCCTACGTATTCAATAAGGCAGATATTCAGAAAACCGTCGTTTATCTCGGCTGAAGGTGCAGGCTGCATCCCGCCGCCATAATACTTCCCGTTGGCAACAGCCACCAGGAGAGTGTCTTTTTCTATGGTTTTACCGTCAATTGTTATTTTTAACTGGTTGCTTTTATAACTTAACAGTGTTGCAAAAACGCTTAAAATATAAGCAAATAAACCGGATATAAAGGGAAGTTTTTTTATTTTATGGGATTTATAGGCCACTTCCGCATCAAAACCTAAAGAAGATATATTTATAAAGTATCTACCGTTTATTTTGCCCATGTCAACTATAAATTCTTTGCCGTTAACCAGTCTTTCCAGTAATTTATCTTTTAAAGCTTGCTTTCCTGACAAATCCTTGTTGACAAAATATTTTGTAAGGCTTTTGAAAAAATCATTTCCTGAGCCGGCAGGGATAACAGCCAATGAACTGTTACTTCCTACTATCCCGTTGAGGACTTCGTTAAGGGTTCCGTCCCCTCCTACCGAATAAACTCTGAAAGTGTCCCTGCTTACATACTGTTTAACTAACTCAACACCATGCCCGGGGTATCTTGTAGTTTCTATAAAGTATATGTCATTTCTACCGGAAAAATATTCATTGATTTTAGGAATATACTCCACTGTTTTACCTTTTCCTGCAACCGGATTTATAATAAACAAATGTTTCATGTTTTTCCTCCAAAACATCTATAACCTGTGGTAATTATAATATAACAACATTATGTAAAAATATTAAAAATATTATATAAAACATCATATAATAACCGACAAGAGTAAACAATAATTTATTAAAAAAATTAATACTTTTCTAAATATTCATGCAGCGCTCGATGTATAAAATTAAAACACAGGTGCAAAAACAGGTGCAAAATTTAAATGGTTGTATTTAGGTAAAATGATTGTTAAAATAAAGTTGTTCGGCGACCCCGGCTTAAATACAATTTGTTGTTGTATTAATAGTTGCCTTAAGGGTTACCAGGAGGAGGTAGGTATTAAGGTGATAATCGGTAATGAAATACTAAAATATAGGGAAGATATTATAAGGGAGATTTGTGAACTAATAAAAATAAGGAGTGTTACTGGCGCTCCAGGTAAAGGAAAGCCTTTTGGCGAAGGTGTGAATCAGGCTCTTGAATATGTACTCGGCCTCGGTGAACGCCTGGGGCTGAAGGCAAAGAATGTTGACGGATACGCAGGTCATATCGAGTATGGTGAGGGAGATGAAATTGCAGGCGTACTTGTCCACCTGGATGTTGTGCCTGAGGGCATAGGATGGACCTTCCCTCCCTTTGAGGGAGTAATTCATGAGGGAAAAATATACGGAAGAGGCGCGTCTGACGATAAGGGTCCGGCAATAGTTGCTGTTTATGGGCTGAAAGTCTTAAAGGACTTGGGAATAATTCCCAAAAGAAAGGTAAGGATTATACTAGGGACCAATGAGGAAAGCGGAATGCAGGACATGAAATATTATTTTACAAAGGAGCCTGTACCTGGTATGGGGTTTTCTCCTGATGCAGGATATCCCATAACTAACAGGGAAAAAGGAATTTTACACCTGGCTCTTGTAAAACTAGGGCATGGGGTGAATGAATATGGACATAAGGATGAAAGCGGACGTAAAGATGAGTGCAGGCATAAGGATATGTGCGGATTACCGATACAAGAAATTTTTGGCGGAGAAGCCGTAAATATGGTGCCGGCAGAGTGCAGGGCGCATATTCCGGCTGAAAAAATAAAGCCTGGAGAAGTTCTGTATTTGCAGGAACTGGCCCGAGAAATAGACGGAGAAAACATTGCAGTATTATTTGAGGAAGGCAAGGGGCTTATTATACTTTCAAAAGGCAAATCGGCTCACGGAGCAAGCCCTCAAAGCGGGATCAATGCTATTTACAAATTGCTGAGTTTTCTATACAACGCAGAAAATGGTAGCATGGGAAATAATAGCGGCATAGGCGGTATTGTAAATAACAATGCAAAGAATGGTAGTGTACGAAATAGGGTTTACCTGGATAGCTATCTTAAATTTCTTTATGAGAAGAAAATAGGTTCCGATACTACTGGACACTCATTAGGAATCGATTTAAAGGATGAAGAGTCAGGAGCGTTGACAATAAACCTGGGCAAAATAATATATAACCAGGCCGAAAAGAGAGCCATGTTGGATATACGTTATCCTGTTACCTGCAATCATGAAGAAATACTTAAAGCTGTAAAAGAACAGGCTGAAAAAGAGGGTATACATGTAGAGATAATAGGGCATTCACCACCCTTGTATGTACCTGCAACCCATCCCCTTATAATCAAATTAAGCACTGCTTATGAAAAAATAACAGGCGAAAAAGCAAATCTTCTTTCCATGGGAGGGGGGACATATGCAAGGACATTAAAAAATAACGGAGTAGCTTTTGGCGGAGCAGGGACAGGAGCCCACCAGCCTGATGAACATGTGTCCATAGAAGACCTGATGAGACATGGGAAAATATGTACCCAGGCAATTTACGAGATAGCTACATAATATGATATAATATTATTTTGAAAAAGTTGCATTATTGTGTATAATAAAAATATGCCAAAAAATAAATTGTGGACAGGAGGCTTACAATGGTTGGTTTAAATAAGGAAAACTTAAAAGATAAAAAGTTATTTGAAAAAGCCGGTGTAAAAGTACCGAATTTTGATGTGGATACTATGATTTCCAATACAGCAGAAAACCCCATATGGGTACATTTTGGAGCCGGCAATATTTTTAGGGGTTTTATAGCAGTTCTCCAACAGGAGTTGCTTGAATCCGGGCAGTCGGAAAAGGGTATTATAGCAGTTGAGACCTATGATTTTGAAATTATCGATAAAATTTACATACCCTACGATAATTTAGGCCTTTTGGTAATCCTTTATCCTGATGGAAGTTTTTCCAAAAAAATTGTTGCAAGTATATCTGAAGCTTTAGTCGGAGACCCTTCCAGGGAAAAAGACTGGGAAAGATTAAAAGAAATTTTTTCAAAACCTTCTTTGCAGATGGCAAGCTTTACAATTACAGAAAAGGGTTACAATATTCGAAAACTTTCAGGTGATTTGCTGCCGGAAGTAGAGAAAGATTTGGAAGAAGGTCCTGAAAAACCTGCAAATGTTATGTCAAAAGTAGCTTCACTGGCGTATACCAGGTTTAAGAGCGGTGAACTTCCCATAGCTTTTGTAAGTATGGATAATTGCGCTGAAAATGGGAAGAGGCTTTATGAGTCGGTTATATTTATAGCCAACGCATGGGCTGAAAAAGGCCTGGTGGAGAGAGAATTTATTTATTATCTGAGTAACCCTGGGAAAGTATCCTTCCCGTGGACCATGATAGACAAAATAACCCCGAGGCCTTCCGAGGAAATAAAAAAAATGTTGGATGATGCAGGGATTAACGGGATGGATATTGTCAAAACAAATAAAAATACATTTATTGCACCCTTTGTTAATGCTGAAGGTCCCCAGTACCTGGTAGTTGAGGACAGTTTCCCCAATGGACGCCCGTCTCTTGAAAAGTCAGGTGTAATATTTACTGACAGGCAAACAGTTGATAGAGTAGAGAAAATGAAAGTAGGCACCTGTTTGAACCCTCTCCACACTGCCCTGGCAATATTTGGGTGTTTATTGGGATATGAGACTATTGCCCGGGAAATGCAGGATGACCTTTTAAGAAAACTGGTGGAAAAGGTAGGACTTGAAGAGGGTATGCCGGTTGTTGTCAACCCGGGTGTTATTGACCCCGTAGCTTTTGCAAAGGAAGTTATAGAAGTAAGATTGCCAAACCCGTATATACCTGATACGCCCCAGAGAATTGCTACTGATACGTCACAAAAGTTAAAAATAAGGTTTGGCCAAACAATCAGGTTATACCGTGAGAGGCCGGACCTTGACCCTGCCGGCTTGAAATACATACCGCTGGTGATTGCGGCCTGGTGCAGGTACCTGATGGGAATTGACGATTCCGGAAATGAAATGAGCTTAAGTCCGGATCCGATGCTGGATACATTAAAGCCTTATTTGGCCGGGATAAACTTAGGTGACACAGAAAGTGTGGGAGATAAGTTAAGACCCATATTGTCAAACAGTGAGTTGTTTGGATTGGACCTCTATGAAGTCGGCCTTGGAGAAAAAATCGAGAATTATTTCAGGGAAATGGTTTCAGGAAGAAATGCCGTGAGAGAAACATTGAAGAAGTACCTAAGCTGACTCATTAGCTGACTCATTGTGTTAGTTCTATTCAAAGACTGCCGCTATGAGTCTTAAAGCCTGTAAATTCAGCTAAAGGAAAAATCAAGGAAGTGGTATTGGCTGAAAGTCGGCAATTTTTCACCTGACGCCATGTAAATAAAGCAATTGAAAAAGAATAGCTTAAAGGGGAATTTCTGGAATTCCTTGAGCTATTCTTTTTTTATAAATTTTTAAGAAGTTTTTAAGGAACTTTAGATTATATTCGTCGTCTAATAATATACAGCAGCTGCGCATTAATAATTAAAATAATTACGGGAGTGAGCTAGATGAAAAAATTATTTAAATCATTAATATTATTTATAATATGTGCTTTTATTCTCTTTATTTTATCAGCTTGTAATGTAGGTACAGTAAACACCGGAGATAAATCGGGAGATGAGAATAAAACCGGAAACAAGGATGCCGGAAATAATCATACAGAAGATACTGAAAATAATGATACCGAAAACGACGGTAATAAAGAGGCCTCATATGAAAAAGTAGAGTATGAAACAGTGGAAGATATAGGTACTCTTCCTCAGGATATACAGGAAAAGATAGAGGAACTTAAGGTTAAAAGGGGATACACTTATTTCAAAATTGAGGATGAATATGTTATACTTATAAGTATGGGTGAGAAAAACACCGGAGGTTATAGTATTTCAATTGTTTCGGTAGAAGATGTTGAAGGGACAGTTAAGATTATTGTAGAAGAAACATCTCCTAAAAAGGACGATATAGTAATACAGGTTATAACCTATCCTTACGCAGTGATAAAAGTAAAGGGCATAGAAGAAAAGTTTGAGGTTGTTAACGAAAAAGGAGAAAAGTTTGAGTTTATTTCCCTTGACGAGGATTTAAAAGAGTATACCGGCACATATGTAGGGCAAATAGACGGCAACTCCATAGAAATTTTTGTTGATAAAAACATGGACATTGATGAGGCAGGAAAGCCCACTGCCTTCAGACTTGAAGGAGAAATAAAAGAATACTTTGACCCCGAAAGTAAAAACTTCAAGAATTTTAAAACCGACGAAAAGGTTAAGTTTAGCTTTGAAAGAAATGAACATGGACAGTTGATATTAAAGATGCTTGAGAGAATATCGGGAAAATAGTACTGAGAAAACAGCATAGTATAATTACCTGGTAAAAATAAGAGGAGGCATCCTTCTCTTTTTTTTTTAATACAACCGGACATACAAATGAAATAAGGATATTCAGACATACTTTTTAGGCACACTATGGAATAAGTCTTGCATTAACTACCAAAAATATATTATTATTT
This window harbors:
- a CDS encoding ABC transporter ATP-binding protein, which gives rise to MARNKYDIDEKLEGEFNINYLKRISGYVKPYKKKMVLTLFLMVLTTSASLLGPYLIKDALDNRIPQKDVPGLILLSALFTLTLVIIAVCSRFRIELINDVGQSIIRDIRLDLFSHLQTLPFSYYDSRPHGKIYVRVINYVNNIGNLLSNGLIQVIIDVISLAFIVVIMFSIDVRLTLLSLLGLPVLLLAVFLIKGRQRRAWQDVSTKQSNLNAYIHESISGVKVTQAYIREDMNLNILKELGEKYRTSWMKAVSSSFILGPIVENISVLVTCLIYMAGISWIAGGVSLGVIVAFTSYTGRFWGPINNLSNFYNQIVTAMAYLERVFETMDEKPTVADIPGAYEMPPIKGKVEFKNVSFSYEEGGRLILDNVSFTANPGESIALVGPTGAGKTTIVNLISRFYNINSGEILIDGINIEEVTLKSLRKQMGIMLQDTFIFSGNIIDNIKYGKLDATEEEVIKAAKAVMAHDFIMEMEGGYYAEVSERGSTLSAGQRQLISFARTLLADPKILILDEATSSIDTKTEIALQKGLEKLLEGRTSFIIAHRLSTIKNASRIMYIDNGKIIEQGTHDELLAKKGAYWRLYTEQYRYLEGDYEGTTDTTDTTEEVLFLYR
- a CDS encoding diacylglycerol kinase family lipid kinase, whose translation is MKHLFIINPVAGKGKTVEYIPKINEYFSGRNDIYFIETTRYPGHGVELVKQYVSRDTFRVYSVGGDGTLNEVLNGIVGSNSSLAVIPAGSGNDFFKSLTKYFVNKDLSGKQALKDKLLERLVNGKEFIVDMGKINGRYFINISSLGFDAEVAYKSHKIKKLPFISGLFAYILSVFATLLSYKSNQLKITIDGKTIEKDTLLVAVANGKYYGGGMQPAPSAEINDGFLNICLIEYVGRLKILKFLPRFIRGNHAEIKEVSFHRGKNVNIISKNKVAMNVDGETSIIEGKIDFEIIPSGIKIILPL
- the pepV gene encoding dipeptidase PepV; amino-acid sequence: MIIGNEILKYREDIIREICELIKIRSVTGAPGKGKPFGEGVNQALEYVLGLGERLGLKAKNVDGYAGHIEYGEGDEIAGVLVHLDVVPEGIGWTFPPFEGVIHEGKIYGRGASDDKGPAIVAVYGLKVLKDLGIIPKRKVRIILGTNEESGMQDMKYYFTKEPVPGMGFSPDAGYPITNREKGILHLALVKLGHGVNEYGHKDESGRKDECRHKDMCGLPIQEIFGGEAVNMVPAECRAHIPAEKIKPGEVLYLQELAREIDGENIAVLFEEGKGLIILSKGKSAHGASPQSGINAIYKLLSFLYNAENGSMGNNSGIGGIVNNNAKNGSVRNRVYLDSYLKFLYEKKIGSDTTGHSLGIDLKDEESGALTINLGKIIYNQAEKRAMLDIRYPVTCNHEEILKAVKEQAEKEGIHVEIIGHSPPLYVPATHPLIIKLSTAYEKITGEKANLLSMGGGTYARTLKNNGVAFGGAGTGAHQPDEHVSIEDLMRHGKICTQAIYEIAT
- a CDS encoding mannitol dehydrogenase family protein gives rise to the protein MVGLNKENLKDKKLFEKAGVKVPNFDVDTMISNTAENPIWVHFGAGNIFRGFIAVLQQELLESGQSEKGIIAVETYDFEIIDKIYIPYDNLGLLVILYPDGSFSKKIVASISEALVGDPSREKDWERLKEIFSKPSLQMASFTITEKGYNIRKLSGDLLPEVEKDLEEGPEKPANVMSKVASLAYTRFKSGELPIAFVSMDNCAENGKRLYESVIFIANAWAEKGLVEREFIYYLSNPGKVSFPWTMIDKITPRPSEEIKKMLDDAGINGMDIVKTNKNTFIAPFVNAEGPQYLVVEDSFPNGRPSLEKSGVIFTDRQTVDRVEKMKVGTCLNPLHTALAIFGCLLGYETIAREMQDDLLRKLVEKVGLEEGMPVVVNPGVIDPVAFAKEVIEVRLPNPYIPDTPQRIATDTSQKLKIRFGQTIRLYRERPDLDPAGLKYIPLVIAAWCRYLMGIDDSGNEMSLSPDPMLDTLKPYLAGINLGDTESVGDKLRPILSNSELFGLDLYEVGLGEKIENYFREMVSGRNAVRETLKKYLS
- a CDS encoding protease complex subunit PrcB family protein, producing MKKLFKSLILFIICAFILFILSACNVGTVNTGDKSGDENKTGNKDAGNNHTEDTENNDTENDGNKEASYEKVEYETVEDIGTLPQDIQEKIEELKVKRGYTYFKIEDEYVILISMGEKNTGGYSISIVSVEDVEGTVKIIVEETSPKKDDIVIQVITYPYAVIKVKGIEEKFEVVNEKGEKFEFISLDEDLKEYTGTYVGQIDGNSIEIFVDKNMDIDEAGKPTAFRLEGEIKEYFDPESKNFKNFKTDEKVKFSFERNEHGQLILKMLERISGK